ctttactgattttgactatggattactctgtttacctgatcaagacatagggctcacggtgggtgtgaccggtcgacaggagatgcttactcctcctaggcacctgatcccacctctggtatatctaggggtccttgttgcccaactcttaattttgtatttcttataggagttactatgagattgatcactgctcctTATCTTTACCTTAACATTGATAATATTAAGATTGCATATTATTTTCAGAGGATGTGTTCAGCCCTGAAGTTTACCATTGTCTCCTTTTTCATCATCCTAACTCTTTTGTTAGTTGGGTAAGTTGTGCTACTCTTTGAGTTATTCTATCCGAACAACGAGGGAGGGGGTTATACTTAGATAATTAAATCACCATGTCTGTCAGTCCGTCTGCATGTGTGTAGTCACAAAGTTAAGACAGGCATTTAGGTCTATTCTCCCCTTACCACAAGTAGATTACAAACCAGATTTGCTCCTATCACGCATCTTGTGATGTACCTTCCAACTCACAGTCCAGATTGTGTTTAGATCAGAAGGTGTATCATGATGAGTACCATGATGCATAGTCAAATGGTCAAAGTAAATTTGGATTATAAAATTTTGGTAGCAGTATGAagtttataatgtttatatggtatatcataaatttatgagactacatgtatatcaaaggtTTAGAAAGAATGGTTTTCAGCTGTACAGTTTTTAGAGATATTGCCAGTTTTGAGTCTGCTCGAGGGGAGGGGGGTACTGAACTTATCAAAACGGCTCAAGTTGAGTCTTCTTCATCGTAAGATGAATTTTGTTCATTGATACAAAATGGATGTTAGAAATGCTGAGTAGAAATAATGTTGTATTTTGCAGAGCTTTTGTTGGAGTGAATCATGGAGCTCCACCAGCGAGCGGAAACAGCACAGACCAGTGGAAGAGGATTGCTGacattttcaaagatttcaCCAATACATCCAGTATGTGCATTTTCCTGGTCAAAGCTCAAGTTCTGCATGCtagatatatacaatgtagtataTAAGACTAAAAATGTAATTGGTATTGAATAAATTGTCTTGTTACGTATTATCATTAAGTATTGTCAATGATAATGTGGTCTATTTATTATTCTCAGAATTAGAGGATGCCCTGTCTTTCGTTGTCAGTGTGTTGAGTCTCCTAGGGATGATAGCACTCataatgtactcagtaagtatACACGTCCTGAACTCAGTCGTGAGTCATCTAATAGAACTCACAGTGAGTCACCTACTAGAACTCAGTAATGAGTCATCTAATAGAACTCAGTAATGAGTCATCTAATAGAACTCAGTAATGAGTCATCTAATAGAACTCAGTAATGAGTCATCTAATAGAACTCAGTAGTGAGTCATCTAATAGAACTCATAGTGAGTCATCTACTAGTACTCAGTAGTGAGTCACCTACTAGTACTCAGTAGTGAGTCATCTAATAGAACTCACAGTGAGTCACCTACTAGAACTCACAGTGAGTCACCTACTAGAACTCAGTAATGAGTCATCATAGTAGAACTCAGTAGTGAGTCATCTAATAGAACTCAGTAGTGAGTCATCTAATAGAACTCAGTAGTGTCATCTAATAGAACTCAGTAGTGAGTCACCTACTAGAACTCTGTAATGAGTCATCTAATAGAACTCAGTAGTGAATCATATAATAGAACTCAGTAGTGAGTCATCTAATAGAACTCAGTAGTGTCATCTAATAGAACTCAGTAGTGAGTCATCTAATAGAACTCACAGTGAGTCACCTACTGGAACTCAGTAATGAGTCATCTAATAGAACTCAGTAGTGTCATCTAATAGAACTCAGTAGTGAGTCATCTAATAGAACTCAGTAGTGGGTCATCTAATAGAACTCAGTAGTGGGTCATCTAATAGAACTCAGTAGTGAGTCATCTAATAGAACTCAGTAGTGTCATCTAATAGAACTCAGTAGTGAGTCATCTAATAGAACTCAGTAGTGAGTCATCTAATAGAACTCAGTAGTGGGTCATCTAATAGAACTCAGTAGTGGGTCATCTAATAGAACTCAGTAGTGAGTCATCTAATAGAACTCAGTAATGAGTCATCTAATAGAACTCAGTAGTGAGTCATCTAATAGAACTCAGTAATGAGTCATCTAATAGAACTCAGTAGTGGGTCATCTAATAGAACTCAGTAGTGAGTCATCTAATAGAACTCAGTAGTGAGTCACCTACTAGAACTCAGTAGTGAGTCATCTAATAGAACTCAGTAATGAGTCACCTACTAGAACTCAGTAATGAGTCATCTAATAGAACTCAGTAATGAGTCATCTAATAGAACTCAGTAGTGAGTCATCTAATAGTAGTACACACATTGTAAACTCAGTAGTAAGTCATTTCAAGAATATACtattaagtttgttttttttttgagtGAAATATGTGAATaatgatgttttgtttttttaaaatgataatttttgacaatcaattctgaattattttcTCTTGTTTATAGTTTTATGACATTTTATGAATACTCATTAGGCCTACGGGATGTCAGCCCTGCCAATGTCATTGATAAAGGGAACAAAAAGTGCAAAAACAGAAAGACAAGCTGTCCAGGGTCGAAGGTCACGGATAAGTGAAAGATCGAGGGCCATCCGGGATAAGGTACAGAACTGTACAAAAGGAATCATGATGCTCTAATTTGTCACAAGTAATGCAGTTTATATTATAAAACCCTATGCTAAATAGGATTAATAACCGACGGCTTGATCATTACTTATCTTTATGGTACTGCTGGAACAATGTGTGTATAATGTTCAGCTTGCTGTCTTCAAATTTAGCAACACTTGGGAATTATTCTTTTTGTCCTTGTATCTAGAACTCTGTAGCTATAAGAGATAGGATTTCCATATTGAGCATTTGTATTTCTTATGTGAAGGtcatttgatatatacatgtataatgatgtCATTGTCCGGTCGTTTGATATATCTATGTAAAATGATGTCATTGTTTGGTcgtttgatatatacatgtaaaattatgTCTTTGTCGGGTcgtttgatatatacatgtaaaattatgTCTTTGTCGGGTcgtttgatatatacatgtaaaattatgTCATTGTCGGGTTgtttgatatatacatttataatgattAGTGATGCCATCATAGATGACACCTGTGATACTTGGAACACTTGTTCTTACTTGAAATCATTCAGATATAACAGTTATTGTGTGTGTCTTAGTCAACATTTAAACAATTAATTTCTCAAGTTAACCACTCAGAATAAGTTTTTCGTGTAATTTTTTGATAGATACAagatgattaagtaatgtaaatgTCAAAGCATTATCTTATTGAGATGGAAATCTGTGAATAAACCTAACTGAAATGCCTAGCCAAAATACCGTAAACCCAACTTTTATTTGTGTTCGAGAAATTTTTGCAAGTTTCATGAGAACTTCATCATTGCAAATATTTCTCACTGTGAACCAATTTGTTAATGTTTCTGGTATTTGTTTAAGATTATCTTTCAGACGCAAAAATTAGTCGCCACAAACCAGTTCATCATTGGTTAATCGTGAAAAAAGATTCATTGTGACTAAAAGCTGGTTCTCAGTAAGGAGTATCgaagatacatgtacttggttTATAATTGCGTCTCCCCCAGTTGAATTTTATGCAGTGACTTTAACCCATTGTCATTGATATTGCCTTAGTATTCCACACGAGGCTCCTCTACACGGAATCGAGACCGCGTGGAAGTTCTGGATGAAGAGGAGAGGTTACTGCAGAGGGAGGAAAAGCACCTCGAGGCCAAGGAGCGGAGCATCCTACAGAAGTGTCTCCTAGTGCTGCGCCCGTTCGAGGTCGTGTTTGGAGCTGCCTTCTTTCTTGTGACTCTGTTGATTTTTGTGTCCCTGTTGCTTACAAAGTAAGTGAGAAGTGCCTGGAAAAAACATTTTTACCaagacaaaaaagttgaaatggATTTCCCTTTACATGTGTTATGTTTTTAAGAGAAAACAGTTAAAGTAAGAGTAAAGAATTGAATCTAGAACGGATGTTGTGTAGAAAGCATGCATCGTTTCATCTTTGTCATCTCTTTCTAGTATTGACAAGGCCATCCATGGACAGGGTTACAAGTCAGGCTATGCCTTACCAAAGAGATTTCTCCCCAACCCAGTGGACATAGTTCTAGTCTTCTGTCAAAAGGTTAACttaattaattgaaatattaaCTTAATTAATCAAAAGGTTAATTTGATTCAATTAAAACAAGTGTGCAACATATGAAATTCATGAATCTGTTTGGGTACTTTTTTTATCACATTTAAAATTAACTTCAATTAAAGCTGATGCAGAATTTGACGCGATCATGAATTAATGTTGCTGTGTTCTACAGTAGTGGATAAATAcagaatttcataatttagCGACATCATAAATCGACACTTGTGCTTCAATGTCAAAGGCACTGAAATATTGAATTCAGTTAAAAATAAGTACACAGACAGTGAGTTAAGTTGTGCGAACAATGGTAACTAGGAGGAATCGGATTCTTAAACATATGGTGGCAGACATTATGAAAGTTGGggaaagatggagagagaaaaagtGATGGAAGAGAGGGAGTAGGGAGATAGAGAGAGGAACACTCTGTCCATCATAACATTTATTTATAGCCAACATTGTTAAACTTTCAGGTGTTCCCTCTGGATTACATCATATTTATTTATAGCCAACATATGTCAAACTTTCAGGTGTTCCCTCTGGATTACATCATGTTTGCAGCTCTGGTTCTCTATCTGGTGTTCTGCTCAATGTCTGGTGTAAGGAATATCGGAATCTGGTTTCTTTGGCTCAGAGTAGGTCATTCATGTACTACTACTAATAATGATAAACATTTGATATGTGTGTATTCATGGAAAACAAATGATGTAATtctttaaacaattttattgaattatgaAGATTACTAATTCTGCGGATTTGGATGGTAACCTGATTTATTTTGTGATTGACAGATGTACAAAATACGACCCCGTAGGACCCGCCCACAGGGAATTCTGATGCTGTGTATGATTATGATGTTTTTGACTCTGGCCATCAACATCATCATTTATGAACTGACTCCACAGTACTCATCATTTGGAAGCCAAAGATATGTGGTAGGTAACTATGatgtatataaattgtttttTGCTACAGTTAAACCGCATTATCTTGAACTCAATGGGAATgagaaaaaaactttgaaatatcCAAGGATTCGAAATATCAAAGGTAATATATTTGACATGTTGAGGGTacaatatttaaagaataagtggttgggactccaaatcactttgacatatccatggtattcgagatatcagtgttccAGATACCCAAGTTCAACTGTATTTTTGTCCCCCACGCAACAcagaaggggacatagaaataaataccgttgtctgtctgtccgtcccacttcactttgtggacgcattATTGTGCCAttattttgattcgacaaattttacaggtgttatgggactttgttgaatttgtacatgctacactatacgAACattttgtggacgcaactcctccgaaatcgctcaacggattttgttcaaattttgtaggattgttagtcaccatatgtagttgatcatattgtgctgTCATTTTgatttcacaaattttacaggagttatgggacttttgtgcttcaactttttttgcggcaGTGGGGGACATTGCTACGTGTAGCAGTCTTGTGATTTCAGTGATTATTATCTAAATACTGAAGTAACAATGGAGAACTCCACACATCTGATATTTCTGTGTATATTTCTGTAACTATGTGTTGGTATGGTCGCTTTAATTGTTCTCTACAATACATTACGTGACTGGTATTCCTTTAACTTGTGACATGTTTACTGTCTGTTGTAGACAACTAGTGGAAATTCCACAAAGCTTGCATCCTGCACGACAGAAGCAACAGCAAGTATGTTATTTCACTTACTGAGAATAAGTATAAACATACGAAAGTACGTTTCATTCAGAACAAGGTGTATTGTACTTTTCCATGCGTAGTACACTGTAAATTGTGTAAGTGCAACCTGTGTATAGTCAGTCAGATTCAGTTCAATCACCATTGGTAGGACACCTCATTTGATAGGAGCATTAGATTTAGTTATGTGCCAATTTTCCCCCCAGGATTTTATTAGTCACATACTCTGTATATATGGGCACATACTGTATACCAGCATCTACATTAGCTtgcaataaattgaaaaatatttcattatcttaCAGAATGTATCTAATACACTTGTAataggatgtacatgtatgtattttgtcAAATTGCAATTTTTCACATTCTTCCAAGATTTGTAGTGTACCGGTAATTCTGTGTTTCATCAGCGTCGCCCGGTCGAAACCCATGGGTTTTCTCTCTGTTACGCTGCATTCAGGTGTGACGGAGAGAAACCCCATAGGTTCCGACGATGATGTTTTATATTATAATTTCTACATCTTCCATTATCTCTACTTAGCTTCACTATACATCACTCAGGTGCCATTGACTTTCAACTGGCAAATTAGTCAGTGATTTCAATGAGCTATTACAAAATTTCTCAAGCACCtgtataaacatacatacaagCAATTGATATGAATTATGTAATGCACATATATGTACAGATAAAAGGTTTGCAAGAACAATGAAAAAATTGGGCATCAAATTTAGATCACAGCCATTTAAAAAACAAGTTATGTGGTTTTCTCTTTTTAGTAAAACTTTGTGTAGTGGTATGTAAAATTACTACCCTCATAGTATTCGTTTCCTTTTTCATATCGATACAatgcaacattttttttttttttttttagaaatttcatttatgaattagcaaATGGGGGCTGTACAGCTTTCAAAAAACAATTTTTCAAGTCTTGAAAAGCAAGCCTTATCATGTGTATTggttttaaattaaaaacacCAAAAGTCCCCTAACTTCAGAAGAATTGAACTCAACTATCTTTAATTTTGTCAGTAGCACAGACAAACCATTCAGTGTGAGCTGGTTATAGGGCAATCTGATATCTACGGACATAATACTTGCACACAAAGGATTCACTTGTTAATTTCATGGGTTTTTCTTCATAAATGGAATTTGTACCAAAAAAGATTTGAGAAATTTATGTTGCACTTAACAAAGTTTCTCAAAATTGTCTTGGTTTTCAATACCTGAGCTGATTactatattcatgtacatgtgtgtatgtgAAATATTGTAGTGATACATGAATATTATTCTCTAGATGACTGCACCATAACCAGAATGACTCTGCTGTTGACGAGCTTCTTCTACAGAATGTGGTTCTTTGGGGCAGCGTATTACTGGGGAACATGGGTGTTTCTAGGGGTAAGAGTTGTCTTCTCTTgttcataaaaataaactttctAAATAAGCAAAGTTCCTAATACAAACTTTTGCTCATATTTAATTCACATCACTACGTCTCGACAGGAATATTTCAAGAATTCAAGACAGTTGAATTATTATAAGTTTTCACTCAGAAAATTAGCAACAACATCAAATCAGTATTCTCCGAGTAGTGAAAGAGATTTCTTTAGCTAATAGGGAAAAATAAGTCCCTTTGTATAGCCTTCATTGGACACTGTACAATATCTAGCAGGTaagttatgatatatataccAGAGAGATATTAGTTGTTAAGTTTCTGATGGGAGATGTAAGTTGTGACCAGAGAGATAGTTGTTTAGTTTCTGATGGGAGATGTAAGTTATGACCAGAGAGATATTAGTTGTTTAGTTTCTGATGGGAGATGTAAGTTATGATCTATACCAGAGAGATATTAGTTGTTTAGTTTCTGATGGGAGATGTAAGTTGTGACCAGAGAGATATTAGTTGTTTAGTTTCTGATGGGAGATGTAAGTTATGACCAGAGAGATATTAGTTGTTTAGTTTCTGATGGGAGATGTAAGTTATGACCAGAGAGATAGTTGTTTAGTTTCTGATGGGAGATGTAAGTTATGATCTATACCAGAGAGATATTAGTTGTTTAGTTTCTGATGGGATATGTAAGTTATGACCAGAGAGATAGTTGTTTAGTTTCTGATGGGAGATGTAAGTTATGACCAGAGAGATAGTTGTTTAGTTTCTGATGGGAGATGTAAGTTATGACCAGAGAGATAGTTGTTAAGTTTCTGATGGGAGATGTAAGTTATGATCTATACCAGAGAGATATTAGTTGCTTAGTTTCTGATGGGAGATGGCTTTGTGTGATGTAGTGCTGTGGCTCTGTAAGAGTCTTACattagaatttgatgaaaaatatcatttcatttgtaGTTTATCCTGATTGGGTTCGTCATTTCTGTGATTAAGAAAAGGAAGTCGTCCATTGATGGTGAAGTGGATCGGGATGACTTTGATGAGAGTGATGAGGAATTGTTAACAGGATGAATAGATGCGATGCGGCTACAATACTGAGAGTGTTAATGTGTAGTGTATCAACattgatgtacattgtacatgtgtatgagagagagagagaaagagagagagagtaaattATTCGTAAATTATTCATAATTGATAACAAGAATCTTATTTAATGTGAATGACATGATCTTACTGACATGACCATATTGAATATTATATTCAAATGCGTATGTACAGATATATACAGGTGTACACATGTATCactatttacatgtactgtGAACACGGTCATAACGAACCTCTGgggccagcgaaaaacagtACGATATAACTAAACTTTGTTATACCCAACAGAATTTTTGAGATTTTCCTCTGATGGAGGAATAAATgtcacttcactataagcgtgaattcgttataaatgtgttcattataagtgtgttttactgtatgttgtACCATGTGTGTGCTACATTTATTTTACGTAGTTTTACATTTGCTAAAGACTTGTTCAGTATAGTCTGTACATTGCTTTGGAGGTCGGTCATGGTTCATTTAGCGTTGCTCAGTATCAGGAGAAAAAAATGTGATGTCACTGCTGTCTGGAAAAGATTGATGTACAGAAAACAAAAGACAAGAAAGGGCATCTTCATTTTTAGTGGATATGACCAGACTGCATCAGCACAATTATATCAGTTGATTCCGTCACACCAGTATCTTGGTGCATTTTTACAGTTTAGCTTTTTCATCTTCACGAGGAGGTTACGTCGTGCTGCTCTAATCATCATACTTCATGTAGCTTcctatactgtatacagctTTACTTTGgccacctttttttttttaaatttattttgttttgtttttcaagttTTTGCTGAAGTTAGAGATACTGCAATAAGGAATGCAAAAATAAGACCAGCTTTAAAATGAAACGAAAACAAAGTTTGCCATGAGAATGTAAAAAAATAACTGGGAATTTACTCATTTTGACtgtatttatgatatttctcgaggtaatgttttgtttatttttgtgcAGCATTTACAAAATTTAAACTTGAATTGTTTTGGACAAATCTTTTCACGTTATATTACAATTTTTTCCACAGAGTTATCATTATGTGCTTTCACTTTCAAGATTATTGTAAAACCTGCTTTATTGAACTGTTATAAGATATTGTAATTGATTTTGAACTTTTGACCTTTATTGGTTTATACTGAGCTGTTATTGGTCCAGAAATCGATGTATTATTTTGCTGATTGGTTATGAACAAAGATTACGATAACATCCATTGAGAAAAAGATTGGAAATTAATGTTTCCGAGTGTAAACACTTTCAAATTAATTGTTTAGAACATTGCAGTAAAAAAAATCGGCCATCTGCAAATTGGATTGTTACCTTGAATTGAAACGGTTACTGGGGCGTATGTGAAGTTAGAATGACAGCTCTGGAATGGTGTTTATATTATCATGAGAACTTGTTCTTATTTtcataaacataataaatttttatgaaaaattgtcatttcttgtttaatatgagatatcttttgaaatttgttttgtGTTCTGTGGAGAATGTCACTTTTACCTCGGATTTGCTTACATTTGAAATGGTATTCTACTATTTGATAGTTTTAACCAGAAAAATGTTCATTGTAAGGACATATACAACAATTACTAACTTTAAGCTTCACAAACATTGTTTGACAAATAATGACATTAAAGTTGTTTCAAATAAGTGAAAgcaatgagggggggggggggggggtgtacatgAATACTTTTTGTGTTCACTGAAAACAGAAGATGTGTAGAATG
This genomic window from Ostrea edulis chromosome 4, xbOstEdul1.1, whole genome shotgun sequence contains:
- the LOC125668585 gene encoding probable lysosomal cobalamin transporter isoform X2, with amino-acid sequence MKNTDGTFKDWALSNTTRQSLENSVSDAYYSLYGLIVFCLFLLLPFMYFFYEERDEESTVKSRMCSALKFTIVSFFIILTLLLVGAFVGVNHGAPPASGNSTDQWKRIADIFKDFTNTSKLEDALSFVVSVLSLLGMIALIMYSAYGMSALPMSLIKGTKSAKTERQAVQGRRSRISERSRAIRDKYSTRGSSTRNRDRVEVLDEEERLLQREEKHLEAKERSILQKCLLVLRPFEVVFGAAFFLVTLLIFVSLLLTNIDKAIHGQGYKSGYALPKRFLPNPVDIVLVFCQKVFPLDYIMFAALVLYLVFCSMSGVRNIGIWFLWLRMYKIRPRRTRPQGILMLCMIMMFLTLAINIIIYELTPQYSSFGSQRYVTTSGNSTKLASCTTEATANDCTITRMTLLLTSFFYRMWFFGAAYYWGTWVFLGFILIGFVISVIKKRKSSIDGEVDRDDFDESDEELLTG
- the LOC125668585 gene encoding probable lysosomal cobalamin transporter isoform X1, yielding MTTSAALAAGWIPFVVTLVLILLFSVAYVKYFISKRDGTISTTVSSVVALSVTLLTTALIPVDVFLVSFMKNTDGTFKDWALSNTTRQSLENSVSDAYYSLYGLIVFCLFLLLPFMYFFYEERDEESTVKSRMCSALKFTIVSFFIILTLLLVGAFVGVNHGAPPASGNSTDQWKRIADIFKDFTNTSKLEDALSFVVSVLSLLGMIALIMYSAYGMSALPMSLIKGTKSAKTERQAVQGRRSRISERSRAIRDKYSTRGSSTRNRDRVEVLDEEERLLQREEKHLEAKERSILQKCLLVLRPFEVVFGAAFFLVTLLIFVSLLLTNIDKAIHGQGYKSGYALPKRFLPNPVDIVLVFCQKVFPLDYIMFAALVLYLVFCSMSGVRNIGIWFLWLRMYKIRPRRTRPQGILMLCMIMMFLTLAINIIIYELTPQYSSFGSQRYVTTSGNSTKLASCTTEATANDCTITRMTLLLTSFFYRMWFFGAAYYWGTWVFLGFILIGFVISVIKKRKSSIDGEVDRDDFDESDEELLTG